In Methanobacterium sp., a genomic segment contains:
- a CDS encoding radical SAM protein, whose translation MNEKRKGKVLLVGAEDEENLAIRYLGAELQKKEHTIKIAPCSNNNDFSGVLKELKSFHPDMVAVSMAFQSLAPMFLELIHKIKETNPKVHVTVGGHFPTFEFEEILKDETINSVIRFEGEIPISKLIDALANDKNLSKIPNLVYKFTEGNPIIKENTIIAEFPDLDNLPFPLRNKKPHTRLGERFATLITSRGCFHSRCIYCCIGAFHKQKTGLPYSLRSPENVAREMGELYHHHKVRLFQFHDDNFLLPTKKSSHTRLNSLKKSLLREGVELEDIALLIKTRPDGVDQEILTLLEEMGTVGVFLGVENASDSGLRALARSSTADEINHSLKLLEDFNMGVTFNLLMFHPRATLDEINENIYFMNKNKNLAFDFGRAEIVAGSPLERMVKRKGLLRGQWPHWDYRVQDDAVEKMFRLNTLTFYQENSPYPELSHKLIALSYRSNLLQHFYPGKKSAKLQDETLNLIMDTNEFTLQSLLGIYSLVAERIIEDDINNLSQEMNVFYENYAKKASELAEKMGRFQLLEKKFQERGLGDYFQNSPTLGRIFRI comes from the coding sequence ATGAATGAAAAGAGAAAGGGAAAGGTCCTGCTGGTGGGGGCAGAAGACGAAGAAAACCTGGCCATCAGATATTTAGGAGCTGAACTCCAGAAAAAAGAACATACCATTAAAATTGCCCCATGCTCCAATAATAATGATTTTTCAGGAGTTTTAAAGGAATTAAAATCATTCCATCCTGATATGGTGGCGGTTTCAATGGCCTTCCAGTCCCTGGCCCCCATGTTCCTGGAACTTATCCACAAAATAAAAGAAACCAACCCCAAAGTGCATGTGACTGTGGGTGGGCATTTTCCCACCTTTGAATTTGAAGAGATACTGAAAGACGAGACTATTAACTCTGTTATTCGTTTTGAGGGAGAAATCCCTATTTCAAAATTGATTGATGCCCTAGCCAATGATAAAAACTTATCAAAAATCCCCAACTTAGTCTATAAATTTACTGAGGGCAACCCAATAATAAAAGAGAACACCATCATTGCCGAATTCCCTGATTTGGATAATTTACCATTCCCGCTGCGTAATAAAAAGCCCCATACGCGATTGGGTGAGAGATTTGCCACCCTCATCACCAGCCGGGGATGTTTCCATTCCCGGTGCATTTACTGCTGCATAGGTGCGTTTCATAAACAAAAAACAGGACTCCCTTATTCATTAAGATCTCCGGAAAATGTTGCCAGGGAGATGGGAGAACTTTATCACCACCATAAAGTGAGATTATTCCAGTTTCATGATGATAATTTTCTTTTACCCACCAAAAAAAGCTCTCACACCCGTTTAAACTCCTTGAAAAAATCATTACTAAGGGAGGGAGTGGAACTGGAGGATATTGCACTCTTGATTAAAACCAGGCCCGATGGTGTTGATCAGGAGATCTTGACTCTTTTAGAAGAAATGGGAACTGTGGGTGTGTTTTTGGGGGTTGAAAATGCAAGTGACAGTGGACTAAGAGCCCTGGCCCGGTCTTCGACTGCAGATGAAATTAATCATTCCCTGAAACTCCTGGAAGATTTTAATATGGGTGTTACTTTTAACCTGTTGATGTTCCATCCCCGGGCCACCCTGGACGAGATCAACGAAAACATCTACTTCATGAATAAGAATAAAAATCTGGCCTTTGATTTTGGGCGGGCAGAAATTGTAGCCGGCTCCCCACTGGAACGGATGGTTAAACGTAAAGGGCTTTTAAGGGGCCAGTGGCCCCACTGGGATTATAGAGTTCAGGATGATGCCGTGGAGAAGATGTTCCGCCTCAACACCCTTACCTTTTACCAGGAAAACTCACCATACCCTGAATTATCCCATAAACTCATCGCATTATCCTATCGTTCCAACTTGCTCCAGCATTTCTATCCCGGCAAAAAATCAGCAAAATTACAAGATGAGACACTTAACCTTATCATGGACACCAATGAATTCACTCTCCAATCCTTACTTGGAATATACAGTTTGGTGGCCGAAAGAATAATTGAAGATGATATAAACAATTTATCCCAAGAAATGAATGTTTTTTACGAAAATTACGCAAAAAAGGCATCTGAATTGGCTGAAAAAATGGGGAGGTTTCAGCTGTTGGAGAAAAAGTTTCAAGAGAGGGGTTTGGGTGATTATTTTCAAAACTCGCCTACCCTGGGCCGGATATTCCGGATTTAA
- a CDS encoding DUF2098 domain-containing protein, protein MEAANKRNKEILIGSHVRYSGTGSSGEVLDLRSDEDSVWAKMDTTELWYNSRYLELLNEDEYNRLKRRESRRKATKPSEETDDKENTKKKVEGLKQNLEDMDMSNELCDGGG, encoded by the coding sequence GTGGAAGCTGCTAACAAGAGGAATAAAGAGATTTTAATAGGGTCTCATGTACGGTACAGTGGTACTGGCAGTTCCGGGGAAGTTTTAGATCTTCGTAGTGACGAGGATAGTGTTTGGGCTAAAATGGACACCACCGAGTTATGGTACAACAGCCGCTACCTGGAACTCCTGAACGAAGACGAGTATAACCGGCTTAAAAGAAGAGAATCCCGTAGAAAAGCTACGAAACCCAGTGAAGAAACTGATGACAAGGAAAACACCAAGAAAAAGGTGGAAGGCCTTAAACAGAACCTGGAAGACATGGACATGAGCAATGAACTGTGTGATGGTGGAGGTTAG
- a CDS encoding PRC-barrel domain-containing protein: MKVSDFFGRRVLDKKANEIGKVADMVIKPKEGIITTIIISTSDFGLTRKDIEIETADIDEVGDYLLLNVEKAELEVRGEIALKKEKVRLDIKK, from the coding sequence ATGAAAGTGAGCGACTTTTTCGGGCGAAGAGTTTTGGATAAAAAGGCTAATGAAATAGGTAAAGTTGCGGATATGGTCATAAAACCAAAGGAAGGTATTATAACCACTATAATTATATCCACCAGTGACTTTGGCCTCACCAGAAAAGATATTGAGATCGAAACTGCAGATATTGATGAAGTGGGGGACTACTTGCTGTTAAATGTTGAAAAGGCAGAACTGGAAGTAAGAGGGGAAATTGCTCTGAAAAAAGAGAAAGTAAGACTGGATATTAAAAAATAG